In one Cellulomonas sp. JZ18 genomic region, the following are encoded:
- a CDS encoding PKD domain-containing protein — MSLTDRLHRGSRAVAVLAAAALVAVAGPAHADSAPADPERPGLPTTVTADALPTVQIDGVVWSQVVVGNTVYVAGEFTTARPAGAAPGTSTVPRANLLAYDIRTGVLDPTFAPVLDGQALGVTASPDGRRVYVTGDFNKVDGQWRVRIAAFDTATKQLVAGFRPTLASRGAAVMATNDTVYVGGNFTSVAPVTGATLQPRRHVAAFDAATGAVRPFSVDLSAPVTAIARQPNGERIVLGGRFQTVNGVSAIGLASVDPTTGATIPYPASEQIRNGSTNSAILSLYADETGVYGTGYHYGRAGNLEGTFRADPVTGETVWIADCHGDSYSVTRMGGIVYTASHSHYCGNIPDGFPQTEPWGHHHLNAFTTEATGTNTPDIYGYPHSAGQPAPSLLHFYPDFYTGTYTGQGQAGWSVASNADYVTMGGEFPGVNGRAQQGLVRFARSDIAPDDQGPRLSGTGWDVRATSTAAGQVRLTWSGNYDRDNETLTYRVYRGSSPSGTPLHTRTVTHRYWETPTLGLTDHGRAPGSTQTYVVTATDAFGNRAVSAPVSATVAASGTTSPYLTALRADEPLAHHRLSDPAGTTVRDDAGFLDMRTVGSGIVRGVAGALAGDGDTATDFPGTSGSFAVQTEPTNAPDRFSVEAWVRTTTTRGGAVVNFGSSATGLSGTSTVDRALYLDNAGRVNFGIYGTNRLTLRSPVAVNDGAWHQLVATYEGPVMRLYVDGSQVAERRDAGWVRPYWGYWRIGGDRMSSFANAPSSSYLDGAIDEVSIWTRALSPAQVADHHDAARTGTTTNRLPTAAFTPAVSGLRVDVDGSASSDVDGVVTAYAWDFGDGTTGTGPTASRTYAEAGTYTVRLTVTDDAGDTGTAEQSVTVTAPPNQLPTAAFTSSLSGTVLAVDGSGSSDPDGAVASHAWDFGDGGTATGATASHTYSAAGTYTVRLTVTDDDGGTATTTQVVTVAIVPAALVADAFGRTSASGWGVADQGGTWLGTGSAGLYQVQDGAGRVTLNAGSTPRLRVDSTAVQDADVTATVTLDRLSDAGTTTLWLGGRSSGWDSQYEVAVRVAANGATTAQVVRRLTSGTTALASAAVPGGPTTAGTPLRLRLQLEGSGTTTVRAKVWPASAPEPAAWLLQTTDATPELQDGGGVALGQYTASATTNGPLRVAWDDLSATALG; from the coding sequence GTGTCCCTCACCGACCGCCTGCACCGGGGATCCCGAGCCGTCGCCGTCCTGGCGGCCGCCGCCCTCGTCGCCGTGGCGGGGCCCGCGCACGCCGACTCCGCCCCCGCCGACCCCGAGCGCCCGGGGCTGCCGACGACCGTCACCGCGGACGCCCTGCCGACCGTCCAGATCGACGGCGTCGTGTGGTCGCAGGTGGTCGTCGGGAACACCGTCTACGTCGCCGGGGAGTTCACCACCGCCCGGCCCGCCGGCGCCGCGCCCGGCACGAGCACGGTGCCGCGCGCGAACCTGCTCGCCTACGACATCCGCACGGGCGTGCTCGACCCGACGTTCGCACCGGTCCTCGACGGTCAGGCGCTGGGCGTCACCGCCTCGCCCGACGGCCGGCGCGTCTACGTCACGGGCGACTTCAACAAGGTCGACGGGCAGTGGCGGGTGCGCATCGCGGCGTTCGACACCGCCACGAAGCAGCTGGTCGCCGGCTTCCGCCCCACGCTCGCGTCGCGCGGCGCGGCGGTCATGGCGACGAACGACACGGTGTACGTGGGCGGCAACTTCACCTCCGTCGCGCCGGTCACGGGTGCGACGCTGCAGCCCCGGCGCCACGTGGCGGCCTTCGACGCCGCGACGGGCGCCGTGCGGCCGTTCTCGGTCGACCTGTCGGCGCCGGTCACGGCGATCGCGCGCCAGCCGAACGGCGAGCGGATCGTCCTCGGGGGCCGGTTCCAGACCGTGAACGGCGTGTCCGCGATCGGCCTGGCGTCCGTCGACCCGACGACGGGGGCGACGATCCCGTACCCGGCCTCCGAGCAGATCCGTAACGGGAGCACCAACTCCGCGATCCTCAGCCTCTACGCCGACGAGACCGGCGTGTACGGGACCGGCTACCACTACGGGCGCGCGGGCAACCTCGAGGGCACCTTCCGGGCCGACCCCGTGACCGGCGAGACCGTCTGGATCGCGGACTGCCACGGGGACAGCTACTCGGTGACGCGCATGGGCGGCATCGTCTACACGGCCAGCCACTCGCACTACTGCGGGAACATCCCCGACGGCTTCCCCCAGACCGAGCCGTGGGGCCACCACCACCTCAACGCGTTCACGACCGAGGCCACCGGGACCAACACCCCGGACATCTACGGCTACCCGCACTCCGCGGGGCAGCCGGCGCCGAGCCTCCTGCACTTCTACCCGGACTTCTACACCGGCACGTACACGGGGCAGGGCCAGGCCGGCTGGTCGGTCGCGAGCAACGCGGACTACGTGACGATGGGCGGGGAGTTCCCCGGCGTGAACGGGCGGGCGCAGCAGGGGCTCGTCCGCTTCGCCCGCAGCGACATCGCGCCCGACGACCAGGGTCCGCGCCTGTCCGGGACGGGCTGGGACGTGCGGGCCACGTCGACCGCGGCCGGCCAGGTCCGGCTCACCTGGAGCGGCAACTACGACCGGGACAACGAGACGCTCACGTACCGCGTGTACCGCGGCTCGAGCCCGTCGGGCACGCCCCTGCACACCCGCACCGTGACGCACCGGTACTGGGAGACGCCGACGCTCGGCCTCACCGACCACGGACGCGCACCGGGATCGACGCAGACCTACGTCGTCACCGCGACGGACGCGTTCGGCAACCGCGCGGTCTCGGCGCCGGTGTCGGCCACCGTCGCGGCGTCGGGGACCACGAGCCCGTACCTCACGGCGCTGCGCGCCGACGAGCCGCTGGCCCACCACCGGCTGAGCGACCCCGCGGGCACGACGGTGCGCGACGACGCCGGGTTCCTCGACATGCGCACGGTCGGCAGCGGGATCGTGCGCGGCGTCGCCGGGGCGCTCGCGGGCGACGGCGACACGGCCACCGACTTCCCGGGGACGTCCGGGTCGTTCGCGGTGCAGACGGAGCCCACGAACGCGCCGGACCGGTTCTCGGTCGAGGCGTGGGTCCGCACCACGACGACCCGCGGGGGCGCGGTGGTCAACTTCGGCAGCTCCGCCACGGGGCTGTCCGGCACGTCGACCGTCGACCGTGCGCTGTACCTCGACAACGCGGGACGCGTGAACTTCGGTATCTACGGCACGAACCGCCTGACCCTGCGCTCGCCCGTCGCCGTGAACGACGGCGCGTGGCACCAGCTCGTGGCGACCTACGAGGGTCCGGTCATGCGGCTGTACGTCGACGGCTCCCAGGTCGCCGAGCGCAGGGACGCCGGGTGGGTCCGCCCGTACTGGGGCTACTGGCGCATCGGCGGCGACCGGATGTCGAGCTTCGCGAACGCGCCCTCGTCCAGCTACCTGGACGGCGCGATCGACGAGGTGTCGATCTGGACGCGGGCGCTCAGCCCCGCGCAGGTGGCCGACCACCACGACGCCGCCCGGACCGGGACGACCACGAACCGCCTGCCCACGGCGGCCTTCACGCCCGCGGTGAGCGGCCTGCGCGTCGACGTCGACGGCTCCGCGTCGAGCGACGTGGACGGCGTGGTGACGGCGTACGCGTGGGACTTCGGCGACGGGACGACGGGCACGGGGCCGACCGCCTCGCGCACGTACGCCGAGGCCGGCACCTACACGGTGCGCCTCACCGTGACGGACGACGCGGGCGACACCGGGACGGCCGAGCAGTCGGTCACGGTCACCGCACCGCCCAACCAGCTGCCGACCGCCGCGTTCACGTCGTCGCTGTCCGGGACCGTGCTCGCGGTCGACGGCTCGGGGTCCTCCGACCCCGACGGCGCGGTGGCGTCCCACGCCTGGGACTTCGGCGACGGCGGGACGGCGACGGGTGCGACCGCGTCGCACACGTACTCGGCCGCCGGCACCTACACGGTGCGCCTGACCGTCACCGACGACGACGGCGGGACGGCGACGACCACGCAGGTCGTCACGGTCGCCATCGTGCCGGCGGCGCTCGTGGCCGACGCGTTCGGGCGCACGAGCGCGAGCGGCTGGGGCGTCGCCGACCAGGGCGGCACGTGGCTGGGCACCGGGTCGGCGGGCCTCTACCAGGTGCAGGACGGCGCCGGCCGCGTGACGCTCAACGCCGGCTCCACCCCGCGCCTGCGGGTGGACTCCACGGCGGTGCAGGACGCGGACGTCACCGCGACGGTCACCCTGGACCGCCTCTCGGACGCCGGGACGACGACGCTCTGGCTCGGGGGACGCTCGAGCGGCTGGGACTCGCAGTACGAGGTCGCGGTGCGCGTCGCCGCGAACGGTGCGACGACGGCCCAGGTCGTGCGTCGTCTGACGTCGGGCACCACCGCGCTCGCGAGCGCGGCGGTGCCGGGCGGCCCGACCACCGCCGGCACGCCGCTGCGGCTGCGCCTGCAGCTCGAGGGGTCGGGCACGACCACGGTCCGCGCGAAGGTGTGGCCGGCGTCCGCGCCCGAGCCGGCCGCGTGGCTGCTGCAGACGACGGACGCGACGCCCGAGCTGCAGGACGGCGGCGGCGTCGCCCTGGGCCAGTACACGGCGTCGGCGACGACGAACGGTCCGCTGCGCGTGGCCTGGGACGACCTGTCGGCGACGGCGCTCGGGTGA
- a CDS encoding polysaccharide pyruvyl transferase family protein, which yields MLVMWADDRSSNLGVRALAQGSAALVRRVHPDADVVHVHYRSRTAPSPVGDWRPLVRARLDPRVPLRDWLTGFDLAVDTRAGDSFADIYGLRRLVTQSLLARLAHGVGVPVVLAPQTIGPFGSRRGRTLARATLRHAHLAMARDGVSAEAARALGRPVDVVTTDVVFALPRPAVPRTRDVLLNVSGLLWAPNPHVDHERYRSVVLGLARTLLARGRRVGLLAHVLDSPVADNDVPAVHEVARLLDHGDVEVVVPADLEDVRRATASARLVVGSRMHACLNALSTGTPAVPLAYSRKFAPLLADLGWHRTLDLRADGDPAAAVLALADADLTADVARLNARADELLAGATTALARVP from the coding sequence GTGCTCGTCATGTGGGCCGACGACCGGTCCTCCAACCTGGGGGTGCGCGCACTCGCCCAGGGCAGCGCCGCGCTCGTGCGGCGCGTCCACCCGGACGCCGACGTGGTGCACGTGCACTACCGCAGCCGCACCGCACCGTCGCCCGTGGGCGACTGGCGCCCCCTCGTGCGCGCCCGCCTCGACCCGCGGGTGCCGCTGCGGGACTGGCTAACCGGCTTCGACCTCGCCGTCGACACGCGCGCCGGTGACTCGTTCGCCGACATCTACGGGCTGCGCCGGCTGGTGACGCAGAGCCTGCTGGCCCGGCTCGCGCACGGGGTCGGCGTCCCCGTCGTCCTCGCCCCGCAGACGATCGGGCCCTTCGGCTCGCGGCGTGGCCGGACGCTCGCGCGGGCGACGCTGCGGCACGCGCACCTCGCGATGGCGCGCGACGGGGTCAGCGCGGAGGCGGCCCGCGCGCTGGGCCGCCCCGTGGACGTCGTGACCACCGACGTGGTGTTCGCGCTGCCGCGCCCCGCCGTGCCGCGCACGCGCGACGTGCTGCTCAACGTCTCAGGTCTGCTCTGGGCGCCGAACCCGCACGTCGACCACGAGCGCTACCGGTCCGTGGTCCTCGGGCTGGCCCGCACGCTCCTCGCCCGCGGCCGCCGCGTCGGCCTGCTCGCGCACGTGCTCGACTCCCCCGTCGCCGACAACGACGTGCCGGCCGTGCACGAGGTCGCGCGCCTGCTGGACCACGGCGACGTCGAGGTCGTCGTCCCCGCCGACCTCGAGGACGTCCGTCGGGCCACGGCGTCGGCGCGGCTCGTGGTCGGCTCCCGGATGCACGCGTGCCTCAACGCCCTCTCGACCGGGACGCCGGCCGTCCCGCTCGCCTACTCCCGCAAGTTCGCGCCCCTCCTGGCCGACCTCGGCTGGCACCGCACCCTCGACCTGCGCGCCGACGGCGACCCGGCCGCCGCGGTGCTCGCGCTGGCCGACGCGGACCTCACGGCCGACGTCGCCCGCCTCAACGCGCGCGCCGACGAGCTGCTCGCGGGCGCCACCACGGCGCTGGCCCGGGTGCCGTGA
- a CDS encoding Coenzyme F420 hydrogenase/dehydrogenase, beta subunit C-terminal domain — translation MRGGRPARARRRWPRPLLLSFFCAGTPSARATDAVLDRLGVAPGEPLAALWYRGRGWPGSFTAVRPDGSQVATSYHESWGEVLGRDVQWRCKTCPDGVGESADVVAGDLWRTDARGYPVFTESDGWSALVARTPRGRDVVERAVAAGVLTVRPVDPDDVMGVQPLQTTRRRTLAGRIAGARLAGARAPRYRGFGLVRLALRDLRATLRTARGTYRRVRSGAARS, via the coding sequence GTGCGAGGCGGCCGCCCTGCGCGCGCTCGCCGACGGTGGCCCCGCCCCCTGCTGCTGTCCTTCTTCTGCGCCGGGACGCCGTCCGCACGCGCGACGGACGCCGTGCTCGACCGCCTCGGCGTGGCGCCCGGCGAGCCCCTCGCCGCGCTCTGGTACCGCGGCCGGGGCTGGCCGGGCAGCTTCACCGCCGTCCGGCCGGACGGGTCGCAGGTGGCGACCTCGTACCACGAGTCGTGGGGCGAGGTGCTGGGCCGCGACGTGCAGTGGCGGTGCAAGACGTGCCCCGACGGGGTCGGCGAGAGCGCCGACGTCGTCGCGGGCGACCTGTGGCGCACGGACGCGCGCGGGTACCCGGTGTTCACCGAGTCCGACGGGTGGAGCGCGCTGGTGGCACGGACGCCGCGCGGCCGGGACGTCGTGGAGCGCGCCGTCGCGGCCGGCGTGCTCACGGTGCGTCCGGTCGACCCGGACGACGTCATGGGTGTGCAGCCCCTGCAGACGACGCGCCGCCGGACGCTCGCCGGCCGCATCGCGGGCGCGCGGCTGGCCGGCGCGCGGGCGCCGCGCTACCGCGGCTTCGGCCTGGTGCGCCTGGCCCTGCGCGACCTGCGCGCGACGCTGCGCACCGCACGGGGCACCTACCGCCGCGTGCGCTCGGGCGCCGCGCGGTCCTGA
- a CDS encoding glycosyltransferase family 2 protein, with protein sequence MTAVVAMLTYRRPEDLRVAVPAFLAATSRDGAGLLVVDNDPAGSARAWVEGLRDPRVRYVHEPRPGIAAGRNRALDECADADVLVFVDDDERPEPGWWEALTACHRATGATGVVGAVVSEFVAEPEPWVRAGRFFERRRLRTGTDVDVAATNNLLLDVAAVRRLGVRFDERFGLSGGSDTLFTRDLVRRGGRLVWCDEAVVVDRVPPDRTTPGWVLRRARRSGNSASRAELVLAADAAERARVRARYLARGGLRVAGGGVRVVLGALRRDPVLRLVGRRNAARGRGMVAGALGHVVVEYGRPPEQGDPAGAALPVGAGQDRAAPERTRR encoded by the coding sequence ATGACCGCCGTCGTCGCGATGCTCACCTACCGCCGGCCGGAGGACCTGCGCGTCGCCGTGCCCGCGTTCCTCGCCGCGACCTCCCGTGACGGGGCCGGCCTGCTCGTCGTCGACAACGACCCCGCCGGCTCGGCCCGGGCGTGGGTCGAGGGGCTGCGCGACCCGCGCGTGCGCTACGTGCACGAGCCCCGGCCGGGCATCGCGGCGGGACGCAACCGCGCGCTCGACGAGTGCGCGGACGCGGACGTCCTGGTGTTCGTCGACGACGACGAGCGGCCGGAGCCCGGCTGGTGGGAGGCGCTGACGGCGTGCCACCGCGCGACGGGTGCGACCGGCGTGGTCGGCGCGGTGGTGTCCGAGTTCGTGGCGGAGCCCGAGCCCTGGGTACGTGCGGGCCGGTTCTTCGAGCGGCGACGGCTGCGCACGGGCACCGACGTCGACGTGGCGGCCACGAACAACCTGCTGCTCGACGTGGCGGCGGTGCGCCGGCTGGGCGTGCGGTTCGACGAGCGGTTCGGCCTCAGCGGCGGCAGCGACACGCTCTTCACGCGGGACCTCGTCCGGCGCGGCGGGCGGCTCGTGTGGTGCGACGAGGCGGTCGTCGTGGACCGGGTGCCGCCCGACCGCACGACGCCGGGCTGGGTGCTGCGCCGGGCCCGTCGCAGCGGCAACTCGGCGAGCCGGGCCGAGCTCGTGCTCGCCGCGGACGCGGCGGAGCGCGCCCGGGTGCGTGCGCGGTACCTCGCCCGCGGCGGGCTGCGCGTGGCCGGGGGAGGCGTGCGCGTCGTGCTCGGTGCGCTGCGCCGCGACCCGGTGCTGCGGCTCGTGGGACGGCGCAACGCGGCCCGCGGGCGCGGCATGGTCGCGGGAGCGCTCGGCCACGTCGTCGTCGAGTACGGGCGGCCCCCCGAGCAGGGCGACCCGGCGGGAGCGGCGCTGCCGGTCGGCGCCGGTCAGGACCGCGCGGCGCCCGAGCGCACGCGGCGGTAG
- a CDS encoding glycosyl transferase, giving the protein MARGRTARLRVLQSFREPRTTTNPYLVQLRDALAPHADVATFRWSRALAGRYDVLHVHWPEVVVDRGTRVRRWAATAAFALVVLRASTGGRVLVRTVHNVQPHERPHRATAAVTRWCDRRTGWWIRLNDRTPVPDPARASTVPHGDYATWFASYPAARPVPGRLVSVGLVRAYKGVEDLVAAVRATPPDGLDLVVAGRAATPAVADAVRAAAGDDPRVRLDLRHVDDEQLVAEVTAAELVVLPYRAMHNSGAALLALSLARPVLVPDGEVVADLAAEVGPAWVRRFTPPLTSQTLREEVAALRADPPAGAPDLRARRWDRVAEGHVRAYEAALAAARGRSRS; this is encoded by the coding sequence GTGGCGAGAGGCAGGACGGCGCGCCTGCGCGTGCTCCAGTCGTTCCGCGAGCCGCGCACCACCACGAACCCCTACCTCGTGCAGCTGCGCGACGCGCTCGCGCCGCACGCGGACGTCGCGACGTTCCGCTGGTCGCGCGCGCTCGCGGGCCGGTACGACGTCCTGCACGTGCACTGGCCCGAGGTCGTCGTGGACCGGGGGACGCGCGTGCGGCGCTGGGCGGCGACGGCCGCGTTCGCGCTGGTCGTGCTGCGCGCGTCGACGGGGGGCCGGGTGCTCGTGCGCACCGTGCACAACGTCCAGCCGCACGAGCGCCCGCACCGCGCCACCGCCGCGGTGACGCGCTGGTGCGACCGGCGCACGGGCTGGTGGATCCGGTTGAACGACCGCACGCCCGTGCCCGACCCGGCGCGCGCGAGCACGGTGCCCCACGGGGACTACGCGACGTGGTTCGCGTCGTACCCGGCTGCGCGGCCGGTGCCCGGCCGGCTGGTCTCGGTCGGGCTCGTCCGCGCGTACAAGGGGGTCGAGGACCTCGTCGCCGCGGTCCGCGCGACGCCGCCGGACGGTCTCGACCTCGTCGTCGCGGGGCGTGCCGCGACGCCGGCGGTGGCCGACGCGGTCCGGGCGGCGGCCGGCGACGACCCGCGCGTGCGCCTGGACCTGCGCCACGTCGACGACGAGCAGCTCGTCGCGGAGGTCACGGCGGCCGAGCTCGTCGTGCTGCCGTACCGCGCGATGCACAACTCGGGTGCCGCGCTGCTAGCGCTCTCGCTCGCGCGGCCCGTGCTCGTCCCGGACGGCGAGGTGGTGGCGGACCTGGCGGCCGAGGTCGGGCCGGCCTGGGTGCGCCGGTTCACCCCGCCGCTGACGTCGCAGACGCTGCGCGAGGAGGTCGCCGCCCTCCGCGCCGACCCGCCGGCGGGGGCGCCGGACCTGCGCGCGCGTCGCTGGGACCGTGTGGCCGAGGGGCACGTGCGGGCGTACGAGGCCGCGCTCGCGGCCGCCCGGGGGAGGAGCCGGTCATGA
- a CDS encoding CDP-alcohol phosphatidyltransferase family protein: MTGTATSRPVGREPYRVTLGRLQAAQKQAARSAPAYSRFVNRRLGRHLAAWAYGARLTPDQVTGLSALATFTGVALLAVLQPGVVQALAVTACLVLGYALDSADGQLARLTGTGSSAGEWLDHVVDAVKIVTLPVALLVGMHLHGWADPAWSAVPLLHVVAGSVLFFAMILTEQLRRAHGVRSTAAQGGRAPWLRSLLVVPTDYGVLCLSFLLLAVPDAFLVVYAVLVACTALFTAAAAVKWYGEMRTLSRNADV, translated from the coding sequence ATGACCGGGACGGCGACGAGCAGACCGGTGGGCCGTGAGCCGTACCGCGTGACGCTGGGGCGGCTGCAGGCAGCGCAGAAGCAGGCCGCCCGCAGCGCGCCCGCGTACTCGCGCTTCGTGAACCGGCGCCTGGGCCGCCACCTCGCGGCGTGGGCGTACGGCGCGCGCCTGACGCCGGACCAGGTCACGGGCCTGAGCGCGCTCGCCACGTTCACGGGCGTCGCGCTGCTCGCCGTGCTGCAGCCGGGGGTCGTGCAGGCCCTGGCCGTGACGGCGTGCCTGGTGCTCGGCTACGCGCTCGACTCGGCGGACGGTCAGCTGGCGCGGCTGACGGGGACGGGCAGCAGCGCGGGCGAGTGGCTGGACCACGTGGTCGACGCGGTCAAGATCGTGACGCTCCCGGTCGCGCTGCTGGTCGGGATGCACCTGCACGGCTGGGCGGACCCGGCGTGGTCGGCGGTGCCGCTCCTGCACGTCGTGGCCGGCTCGGTCCTCTTCTTCGCGATGATCCTCACCGAGCAGCTGAGACGGGCCCACGGCGTGCGCAGCACGGCGGCGCAGGGCGGGCGTGCGCCGTGGCTGCGCTCCCTGCTCGTGGTGCCCACGGACTACGGCGTGCTGTGCCTGTCGTTCCTGCTCCTGGCGGTCCCGGACGCGTTCCTCGTCGTCTACGCCGTGCTCGTCGCGTGCACGGCGCTGTTCACGGCGGCCGCGGCGGTCAAGTGGTACGGCGAGATGCGCACGCTGTCCAGGAACGCAGACGTGTGA
- a CDS encoding DUF1972 domain-containing protein: MPTDAGVPAGGRDGGALRIAMVGTRGVPARYGGFETAVEEVGRRLARRGHDVVVYSRAHEADAGVREHLGMRRVVVPAVRRRSLETLSHTALSVGHLVAARRPDAAFVFNAANAPLLPVLRAARVPVATHVDGLEWQRAKWGPTGQRYYRRAEELAVRWSDALIADAPGIAAYYAEEFGVPTTLLTYGAPVLGDIGADRLPELGLEPDGYHLVVARFEPENHVDVLVAGYVASAARLPLVVVGSAPYADAYTARVRAAAGDDPRVRLVGGVWDAPLLDQLYAHARTYLHGHSVGGTNPSLLRAIGAGTATVAWDVSFNRDVLGDDGVHVADAGGVARAVEDAERSPVAAHARGGRCGNGPARTTGTTWPRGTRRSRGTCVRAACPARSAGRGACRPCSGRA, encoded by the coding sequence GTGCCTACTGACGCGGGCGTGCCGGCCGGCGGCCGGGACGGCGGTGCGCTGCGCATCGCGATGGTCGGCACCCGTGGCGTGCCCGCGCGCTACGGCGGCTTCGAGACGGCGGTCGAGGAGGTCGGGCGCCGCCTCGCGCGCCGCGGGCACGACGTGGTCGTGTACAGCCGTGCCCACGAGGCGGACGCGGGCGTGCGGGAGCACCTGGGCATGCGCCGCGTGGTCGTCCCCGCCGTGCGGCGGCGGTCCCTGGAGACGCTCAGCCACACCGCGCTGTCGGTCGGGCACCTGGTCGCGGCCCGGCGCCCCGACGCCGCGTTCGTCTTCAACGCCGCGAACGCCCCGCTGCTGCCGGTGCTGCGCGCGGCGCGCGTCCCGGTCGCCACGCACGTCGACGGCCTGGAGTGGCAGCGCGCGAAGTGGGGGCCCACGGGGCAGCGCTACTACCGCCGGGCCGAGGAGCTGGCCGTCCGCTGGTCGGACGCGCTCATCGCGGACGCCCCGGGCATCGCGGCGTACTACGCCGAGGAGTTCGGGGTGCCGACGACCCTGCTGACGTACGGCGCGCCCGTGCTGGGCGACATCGGCGCCGACCGGCTCCCCGAGCTCGGCCTCGAGCCGGACGGCTACCACCTGGTCGTCGCGCGGTTCGAGCCCGAGAACCACGTCGACGTGCTCGTCGCGGGCTACGTGGCCAGCGCCGCGCGGCTGCCGCTCGTGGTCGTCGGGTCCGCCCCGTACGCCGACGCGTACACCGCCCGGGTGCGCGCCGCCGCGGGCGACGACCCCCGGGTGCGGCTCGTGGGCGGGGTGTGGGACGCGCCGCTGCTGGACCAGCTCTACGCGCACGCCCGCACGTACCTGCACGGGCACTCGGTCGGCGGCACGAACCCCTCGTTGCTGCGCGCGATCGGTGCCGGCACGGCCACGGTCGCGTGGGACGTCTCGTTCAACCGGGACGTGCTCGGGGACGACGGCGTGCACGTCGCCGACGCCGGCGGGGTGGCCCGCGCGGTGGAGGACGCGGAGCGCTCGCCCGTCGCGGCGCACGCGCGGGGCGGGCGCTGCGGGAACGGGCCCGCGCGTACGACTGGGACGACGTGGCCGCGGGGTACGAGACGCTCGCGCGGGACCTGCGTGCGGGCCGCGTGCCCGGCCCGCAGCGCCGGGCGCGGCGCGTGCCGGCCGTGCAGCGGCCGGGCGTGA
- a CDS encoding sugar transferase has protein sequence MVLPVVLVAAAAVALTSPGPAFFRQTRIGIDGRPFTMWKLRTMRTDAEEQLAALRTADEGAGVLFKMREDPRVTPVGRVLRRFSVDELPQLWNVVRGDMSLVGPRPPLAREVDAYEDQVHRRLAVKPGVTGLWQVSGRSDLDWDESVRLDLRYADNWSVAMDLMILWKTGRAVLRGAGAY, from the coding sequence GTGGTGCTCCCCGTGGTCCTCGTCGCGGCGGCGGCCGTGGCGCTGACGTCGCCGGGGCCGGCGTTCTTCCGCCAGACCCGCATCGGCATCGACGGCCGCCCCTTCACCATGTGGAAGCTGCGCACGATGCGTACCGACGCCGAGGAGCAGCTGGCCGCGCTGCGCACCGCGGACGAGGGAGCCGGTGTGCTGTTCAAGATGCGCGAGGACCCGCGGGTCACCCCGGTCGGGCGCGTGCTGCGCCGGTTCTCGGTCGACGAGCTGCCCCAGCTCTGGAACGTCGTACGGGGCGACATGTCGCTCGTCGGGCCGCGGCCCCCGCTCGCGCGCGAGGTGGACGCGTACGAGGACCAGGTGCACCGGCGCCTGGCCGTCAAGCCCGGCGTCACGGGGCTGTGGCAGGTCAGCGGTCGGTCCGACCTCGACTGGGACGAGTCCGTGCGCCTCGACCTGCGCTACGCCGACAACTGGTCCGTGGCGATGGACCTCATGATCCTGTGGAAGACCGGACGGGCCGTGCTGCGGGGCGCCGGTGCCTACTGA